One region of Salinirubrum litoreum genomic DNA includes:
- a CDS encoding metallophosphoesterase family protein, whose product MQLAVVADTHVPNRAPETPRWVRRRVAAADHTIHAGDFDSRVELNRFRDWTDGHLTAVRGNIDPPDVDLPRVATFDVPETDWRIVVTHGHRRDRDESHDYAERVTGIVAANATGPPSRTVGVAGHTHRLRDARVNGYRLLNPGSATETRPMGGGSMLEVTVDEGGVTVTAYHDDEVIEVDEI is encoded by the coding sequence ATGCAACTCGCAGTCGTCGCGGACACCCACGTCCCGAACCGCGCACCCGAGACGCCCCGGTGGGTCCGCCGGCGCGTCGCGGCGGCGGACCACACGATCCACGCCGGAGACTTCGACTCCCGGGTCGAACTGAACCGCTTCCGCGACTGGACCGACGGCCACCTGACGGCGGTCCGGGGGAACATCGACCCGCCGGACGTGGACCTCCCGCGGGTCGCCACGTTCGACGTGCCGGAGACCGACTGGCGGATCGTCGTCACCCACGGCCACCGCCGGGACCGCGACGAGTCACACGACTACGCCGAGCGTGTCACCGGAATCGTGGCGGCGAACGCGACCGGCCCGCCGAGTCGGACGGTCGGCGTCGCGGGACACACCCACCGACTGCGTGACGCGCGGGTGAACGGCTATCGCCTGCTGAACCCGGGAAGCGCGACCGAGACGCGACCGATGGGTGGCGGGTCGATGCTGGAGGTTACTGTGGACGAGGGTGGTGTGACGGTGACGGCGTACCACGACGACGAGGTGATCGAGGTCGACGAGATCTGA